Proteins co-encoded in one Malus domestica chromosome 09, GDT2T_hap1 genomic window:
- the LOC103443284 gene encoding RCC1 domain-containing protein RUG3, mitochondrial, producing MSVRLSLRHRSFAYLNRCLSSSPFSTTTTSKIPTLYEPTAAPTTTTQNDAVPTTTLQLLSWGRGASGQLGGGIEEIRLYPTPVANLVVPTSSFTLSPTQGRIQAPNCSNQKNNADSGVVEVGISCGLFHSSLLVDGKVWIWGKGDGGRLGFGHENSLFLPTLNPNLDSVRFVALGGLHSVALTATGEVYTWGYGGFGALGHSVYTRELFPRLVEGSWSGKIRHISTSGTHTGAITESGELYTWGRDEGDGRLGLGPNRGPNEGGGLSIPSKVKALPMPVTAVSCGGFFTMALTEDGELWNWGANSNYELGRGDKVGGWTPKPVPSLAGIRIIQIESGGYHSLALNDEGKVLSWGHGGHGQLGNSSLQSQKTPTVVEALPDERVIYIACGGSSSAAITDKGKLYMWGYTKDSQLGVPGLPEIQPSPVEVKFLMEDDGLGAHNVLSVAVGASHAMCLVSRDELSN from the exons ATGAGTGTCCGTCTGTCTCTCCGCCACCGCTCTTTCGCATACCTCAATCGCTGCCTTTCCTCCTCGCCCTTCTCCACGACCACCACCTCCAAAATCCCCACCCTTTACGAACCCACCGCcgcccccaccaccaccacccaaaACGACGCCGTCCCCACCACAACCCTCCAACTCCTCTCATGGGGCAGAGGCGCCTCCGGCCAGCTCGGCGGCGGCATCGAAGAAATCCGGCTCTACCCAACTCCAGTCGCCAACCTCGTCGTTCCCACCTCATCCTTCACTCTTTCACCAACCCAGGGCCGAATTCAAGCACCCAATTGCTCAAATCAAAAGAACAATGCCGACAGCGGTGTTGTGGAGGTGGGTATTTCTTGTGGCTTGTTCCACTCATCGCTGTTGGTAGACGGTAAGGTTTGGATTTGGGGTAAAGGCGACGGCGGTCGACTTGGTTTTGGGCATGAGAATTCTCTGTTTCTCCCCACTTTGAACCCGAATTTGGATTCGGTTCGCTTTGTGGCGCTTGGCGGGTTGCATTCGGTGGCGCTCACCGCCACCGGGGAGGTCTATACTTG GGGTTATGGTGGTTTTGGTGCACTTGGGCATTCTGTTTATACTAGAGAGTTGTTCCCTAGATTGGTAGAAGGATCGTGGAGTGGGAAAATACGTCATATTTCGACTAGTGGGACGCATACTGGTGCCATCACGGAATCAG GAGAACTTTATACTTGGGGTCGAGATGAAGGGGATGGTAGATTGGGACTTGGTCCTAATCGAGGCCCAAACGAGGGTGGTGGACTCAGCATACCCTCCAAAGTAAAAGCATTACCTATGCCTGTGACTGCTGTTTCTTGCGGAGGTTTTTTCACAATGGCACTGACAGAAGATGGGGAACTTTGGAATTGGGGAG CAAACTCTAACTATGAGCTTGGAAGGGGTGATAAGGTTGGTGGTTGGACACCAAAACCAGTTCCTAGTCTTGCAGGCATTCGTATTATTCAGATAGAAAGTGGTGGATATCATTCTCTTGCGTTAAATG ATGAAGGTAAAGTACTTTCTTGGGGCCATGGTGGTCATGGTCAGTTGGGCAACTCTTCTTTACAAAGTCAGAAAACACCTACAGTTGTTGAGGCTTTACCTGATGAGCGTGTTATCTATATTGCTTGCGGGGGTTCATCTTCAGCAGCTATAACAG ATAAAGGAAAGTTGTATATGTGGGGATACACCAAAGACTCTCAGTTAGGAGTACCTGGGCTGCCGGAGATCCAACCATCTCCTGTTGAAGTCAAGTTTTTAATGGAGGATGATGGACTGGGAGCCCACAATGTGCTGTCTGTTGCAGTTGGTGCTTCCCATGCCATGTGCTTGGTTTCAAG GGATGAATTGTCCAACTGA